A genomic stretch from Camelus dromedarius isolate mCamDro1 chromosome 10, mCamDro1.pat, whole genome shotgun sequence includes:
- the SSNA1 gene encoding microtubule nucleation factor SSNA1, translated as MTQQGAALQNYNNELVKCIEELCQKREELCRQIQQEEDEKQRLQNEVRQLTEKLARVNENLARKIASRNEFDRTIAETEAAYLKILESSQTLLSVLKREAGNLTKATASEQKSSGGKDS; from the exons ATGACCCAGCAGGGCGCGGCGCTGCAGAACTACAACAACGAGCTGGTCAAGT GCATCGAGGAGTTGTGTCAGAAGCGGGAAGAATTGTGCCGGCAGATCCAGCAGGAGGAGGATGAGAAGCAGCGGCTGCAGAATGAAGTGAGACAGCTGACCGAGAAGCTGGCCCGAGTCAACGAGAACCTGGCTCGCAAGATCGCCTCTCGGAACGAGTTTGATCGGACTATTGCGGAGACAGAGGCAGCCTACCtcaag ATCCTGGAGAGCTCGCAGACCCTGCTCAGTGTCCtgaagagggaagcaggaaactTGACCAAGGCCACAGCTTCAGAGCAGAAGAGCAGTGGAGGCAAGGACAGCTGA